Genomic segment of Ignavibacteriales bacterium:
AACAGACAATTAACATGTTATCGTTTTTTATAAGCTTCATCGTAAAATAGTCTTCATCTTCATTGAAATGAGAATAGACATACGCTGATTTATCGTTAGTCATAATAATATTCATCGCACGGATATAACTGGATTTCTTTTTAATTATCTCAGTCCCTTTGCTTAAAGCGTCCTTGATATTACCTTTATCAAATCTTTTTATATAATTAAAGATTTTATCTGCGCCGATCTTCCCTTCTTCTTTAATTTTTACACCTTTTAGTTCACCGTTGAAAATAAATATATACTTGTCATCATAGAACGGCATATTATTTTCGACAGCTATTCCTTCATCTTTGAATGCACTTCTGGCATGTGCAATCAAGCGATTTGAATCACCGAATTGTGAAAGATCATCTTCCCAAATAGGATTTACATTTTTATAATAATTCCATTTCCCGTTTTGAAAATACGCACATCCCCAGCCGTGTCCTTGAAATTCTTTACTGTTCTTGGAAATCTCTGAAAACTTATTGAGATACTCTGAACATGAAAATTTATTTTTTGAATTAACGTAAAGTAATCTGCACATGTTTTAATCTTTATCTTGATCATGTTCTTGCTCGTGCTCGATAGATCAAGATTAAGATCAAGAGCATGAGCATGATATTAAATTGGATGAAGTCCCGGAAATTCTAATCCGGTTCGCTCATCAAAACCATTCATTATATTAAATGCTTGAAGCGCTTGACCTGCGGCGCCTTTCATTAAATTGTCAATCGCACTTATAACAACAAGGCGATTTGAAAACTCATCTTTCTTAAATCCAATATCGCAGTAATTTGTACCGATCAATAATTTCGGTTCGGGATAACGGTAAATGCCTTCACTCTCTTTAACTATTCTTATGAACGGTTCATTACCGTATGCATCGCGGTAAACTTTCCAAATATCTTTTTCTTGAAGATCATCTTTCAAGAAAACATGACAAGTAGCGAGCAACCCGCGAACCATATCTATCGCTGTTGCAGAGAAGTGAATTGTAAGTTTTTGTCCAAACGATAGTTCTTGAAGCATCTCAGCAGTATGTCTGTGTTGAGTGGGTTGATAGGAACGCACAACATTGGCTCTCTCCGGATGATGTGATCCTTCGTTTCCTTTATTACCGCCTTCACTTGATCCAACTTTAACTTCAATAACCGTTCTATCTAATTCAACTAAATTATTTTTATAGAGTGGATACAAACCAAGTATGGTGGCTGTTGCATTGCACCCCGCACTCGAAATGTAATTTGCTTTCTTCATTTCTTCGCGGTGAAGTTCTGGAATACCGTAAACAAATTCATTCAATAAATCCGGACG
This window contains:
- a CDS encoding class II glutamine amidotransferase, which gives rise to MCRLLYVNSKNKFSCSEYLNKFSEISKNSKEFQGHGWGCAYFQNGKWNYYKNVNPIWEDDLSQFGDSNRLIAHARSAFKDEGIAVENNMPFYDDKYIFIFNGELKGVKIKEEGKIGADKIFNYIKRFDKGNIKDALSKGTEIIKKKSSYIRAMNIIMTNDKSAYVYSHFNEDEDYFTMKLIKNDNMLIVCSEKLSNENDWIPIQNNSLTEIPCF
- the argC gene encoding N-acetyl-gamma-glutamyl-phosphate reductase; this encodes MKLKVSIIGASGYTGGELLRLLLFHPKVEVNQVTSESYTGKFVYKIHPNLRKSTMLKFSSANELQPCDLLFLCLPHNRSQNKIDEFKKLAPKIIDLSADFRLKDVNEYEKWYGHKHARPDLLNEFVYGIPELHREEMKKANYISSAGCNATATILGLYPLYKNNLVELDRTVIEVKVGSSEGGNKGNEGSHHPERANVVRSYQPTQHRHTAEMLQELSFGQKLTIHFSATAIDMVRGLLATCHVFLKDDLQEKDIWKVYRDAYGNEPFIRIVKESEGIYRYPEPKLLIGTNYCDIGFKKDEFSNRLVVISAIDNLMKGAAGQALQAFNIMNGFDERTGLEFPGLHPI